In Zygosaccharomyces rouxii strain CBS732 chromosome E complete sequence, the DNA window gaaaagagaattaaGGAAGTCGTCAAGAGACACTCTGAATTCGTTTCTTACCCAATTCAACTTATGGTCACCAAGGAAGTTGAGAAGGATGTTCCATTAAccgaagaagaaaagaaggaagaaaagaaggatgaggaaaagaaggaaggtgaagatgacaagaaaccaaaattggaagaagttgatgaagaagaggaaaagaagcAAGAAGAAACCAAGAAGATTAAGGAAGAAGTTaaggaattagaagaattgaacaaGACTAAGCCATTGTGGACTAGAAACCCATCTGAAATCTCTCAAGAAGAATACAATGCGTTCTACAAGTCCATCTCCAATGACTGGGAAGATCCTCTATACGTGAAGCATTTCTCTGTCGAAGGTCAATTAGAATTTAAGGCTATCTTGTTCATTCCAAAGAGAGCTCCATTTGACTTGTTCgaaaacaagaagaagaagcacAACATCAAACTTTATGTTCGTCGTGTTTTCATCActgatgaagctgaagattTGATCCCTGAATGGATGGGCTTTGTCAAGGGTGTTGTCGACTCTGAAGATTTGCCACTAAACTTATCCAGAGAAATGTTACAACAAAACAAGATCATGAAGGTCATCAGAAAGAACATCgtcaagaaattgattgaaGCCTTCAACGAAATTGCTGAAGACTCTGAACAATTCGACAAGTTCTACTCAGCCTTCGGTAAGAACATCAAATTGGGTATTCACGAAGACACTCAAAACAGACCTGCTTTGGCTAAATTGCTACGTTTCAACTCTACCAAGTCTGTTGACGAGCAAACTTCTTTGACCGATTATGTCACTAGAATGCCTGAACATCAAAAGAACGTCTACTACATCACTGGTGAATCCATGAAGGCTGTGGAAAAATCTCCATTTTTGGATGCTCTAAAGGCTAAGAACTTCGAAGTTTTGTTCCTAGTTGATCCAATCGATGAGTATGCTTTCACTCAAATGAAGGAATTTGAAGGTAAGACTCTTGTCGATGTCACCAAGGACTTCGAACTAGAagaaagtgaagaagaaaagaagaagagagagGAAGAAATGAAACAATACGAAGGTTTGACCGCTGCTCTAAAACAAATTCTAGGTGAACAAGTGGAAAAGGTTGTTGTTTCTGAGAAATTGATCGATGCTCCTGCTGCCATCAGAACCGGACAATTCGGCTGGTCCGCTAACATGGAAAGAATCATGAAGGCTCAAGCCTTGAGAGATTCTTCTATGTCTTCTTACATGTCCTCTAAGAagatctttgaaatttctccAAGATCTCCAATcaccaaagaattgaaaaagagagttgaagaaggtggtgCTAACGACAGAATTGTTAAGGATTTGACTAACATGTTGTATGAAACCGCTCTATTGACCTCTGGTTTCAGTTTAGAAGACCCATCCTCTTTTGCTAAGAGAATTAACAGACTAATTTCCTTGGGTCTAAacattgatgaagaagaacaagaagaagaagctgcTCCAGAAGCTGCTGCTTCCACTGAAGCTCCATCTGAAGTACCAGCTGACACTGAGATGGAAGAAGTTGACTAAGCAAATTCATCTCGATCCAATAGGAATAAAGATCTGTAGTTTTTTTACCGGTAGGTTTTACTTATTAAACATATATAATATACGTTGCACCTGTATAAAATAGAATTTATCGTTGCGTTACCTAAAGCTTTAATACTTGTAATTATCAGGAATCAAAACAGGTATGTCTGTCGAATCCTTTCTGAAGAGTAAGACTGGCTTAGAGGAAAGGTTAGCAAACCACGAGAGCACTGAAACGTTACGGGGAAATGCCCTTGAACTACAGAATCAGCTAAATCAAATTTCCAAGGAGTTAGCCCCCcatgatttacaaaaatatTCTAAGGAGTTAGACGAACTGCTCAAGAATATCAATGCAAGGGTTCCACCTCAAGTAGTTAAACTTCAATTTAAGAAGAAACCTAAACCCAGATTATTTCAGAATAGATCCAAGAAGGTGACAAGTAACGAACGTATTACTCAATCTCAAATGGTATCAAATCAAGATTTCAATATAGTACAAGCTACTGCTACTTATGAAAACTTACAAAAATGCACAATCATAGGAACTCACTTTATCAACGACACTGGGTCATTaactttcaaagatttacaatCGTGTACTATTAATCTCTACGAAGCAACCTTCCGTGAGGGGAGTATTATCATCTCTAATTGTAACGATTGTTCCATCTACATTCATACCGGTAGAGAAACCCAATTAAGATTGCACGATTTGAAAGGGTGCAAGCTCATGATTAGACCATCTCAAGCTCCTCAAAGAATAGTTATGGAACGTTGTAGAGAATGCGTTTTTCATGAGGTTTGCGAACCTTGGATTACTATCCAAGAATTCGACAATTTAGCACTGACGCAAGAAGAGCAACGTAATTATACATTTGTATCGTTAGAAGATTGGTGGTAAACATGATCAAATTGGGTATTTAATGAACAATTGGgtcaattgattgattgCAACTTTATGACTTCCATCTCATGATATTTCCATTTGAAGCAAAATGTAAACATCAACATCGAagagaagatttgaaactcAATGGGATTAGAAGTTTTAGAACATGCTGCTCCCATTCACTAAACTTCACTGTTTCTAATTACATTACAGAACTTCAATAACTAAGTACAAACTCTTATTTAACAGGTGTAACTGCCCGATGACGAGTAGCGTAGGATCACCTGGTAAGGGCAGCGTCTTAGATCGTTACGTCAAGAATCTCGCAAATGATAGCTCTTTACAACCTCCCCCGCAGTTGAGAACTACCTCTCAATCAAGACTGAACTCTTTCCATAACTTGAAAGGGGCTTCTAGGAGTAAACCTAATGTTGACAATCAGGACAAGGAGAACGTTGGCAATGCTAAGAATGGTTCTTTGAACGAAAAAAACCCATTTATGGCGGCTGCTGGTGGActgaaatcttcaaagtCTCCCAATCAATTGAAGTTCGGTGGTAATAAAGTCAACCAGGGTATCAATGGCGGTGGCGGCAGTAGATCTAGTAGCAATGTCAACACGTCTGATTTGACTAGGGAAGAAAAAGGTTACTACGAGTTCTTATGCAGAGTGGCTGAAATTAAACAGTGGATTGAACGTGTTATTGGTGAAGATCTACCTTCCGAAGTAGACTTGAGTACAGGTGATTGTCTGAGAAATGGTGTCTATCTAGCTACAGTGACACAGAAGATCAATCCAGATTTAGCTCCAAGTGTTTTCCCTGCTGGTAACAGATTACAATTTAAGCATACTCAAAATATCAATGCTTTTTTCAGTTTGGTCGACCATGTTGGGCTCCCCAATTCCTTCAGATTTGAATTACAAGACCTTTACAACAAACAAGATTTACCGCAGGTTTTTGAAACCCTTTACATTTTAATCACCATGATTAATAAAAAATGGCCTACGAAGACTCCAATTATCGAAAATCTTTCCGGAAAGGTAAATTTCAGCAAGGATGATATTAGGAAATGTAAGAAGACGTGGCCAAGAATCCgtgatttcaaatccttaaATGTCAATTCTGTAAAATCCACCGTTGGGAAAAAAGCTACAGCGCCTACAGGTGGTGGTCTTATTCAAGATTTCAGTACAGTGGAGACTAGCGAACCCTCTTCTGAACCAGAGACACCTAAACCCAAAAATCGTCTTGCAGATGCCAAGAGTCAACCCACACTTAAACCTGAGCCTGAGGATGAACCCTCTTTTATGATGAAATCATCGACTCCGGCAAAACCAGAGGAACAGGAAGAACTAGAGGAGCCAGCGGATTCAGAGTCAGTAAAAATAACTACCCCAGAACCAGAACCAAAACAGCTTAAAGAATCTGATGAACCACTCAAATTTGAACATTCAGTTAGTACACCTGTGAGGAGAACTAGGCAAAAGTTGGAATCCATTAAACTGTCTCCCCCATCTAGTGAAACTGGTTCTCtttatttttcaccaacaacgGATCGCAGAGATTACAGCAGCACATCGCCTATCAGATCTCAAAGCTTCAGACCAACAGAAAGCGATCATCTCCGGTCCCCATACCTAAGGCCAGCCGATAGCGACATAGTATCTCGACCACCCCATTTGGAGTACAGCCCTCTGAAGAGTACTAGCTTTTCCTACTACTCTCCTACAATATCCAGATACCTAACTTATGATACTGATTTCTACGTGAGAAGAAGCCAAGCCAGAGAAAGaggaattgatttttatCAGACTTACAAATATGAGCCTGTGTCTTATTCCCCtcagagaaagaagagaatgACGGAgatggaatttttggacAAAGTCATACACATCCAAAGCATATGCCGCGGAGCCAATGCACGTTTTGATATGCGTATTCAATCGAGACTTTTAAAActatttgaaaaggaagtGCTTCGTTTCCAATCTATCATTCGTGGTAACAAGAGAAGAGTTGGTATCCCTCAACGCTTTTCTATAAATCTAACAGATGACCAAGAGGTGAGCTTAACTAAACTACAAGCATTGTTTAGGTCCAGTCGCATAAAGTCTCGAAATGATAGATTGAAACTTAAGATTTATCGTAAGACGGCTCAGATTGAAGCATTACAGAATATATTCCGGGGTTCTCGCCTCAGGAAAAGAGTTAATCAAGAGCTTTATGATAGAAATGTGTCTGATGCTCCTTTGAGAAAGCTACAGTCTTGGATACAAGGTAAGAGATGTAGAAATCATGTGAAAGGTACGTCTAGATCGTTGTCGTCAAAGGCTATAGCTTTCCAGAAATTTCAAGGTTCCTGTAGAGGTCTACTCTATAGAAGACACTTTCTGTTCGCTCACCATTTCAGCGACAAGGCACTATCACAACTCAAGGACTTTCAAGAAAGAATTCGTGGTGCCAATGTTCGCAATTCGGTCTACGATTTGATTTACGACGCTGAAGCTAAGAACCGTGTGTTTAAGCGACTATCTGGAATGTTGAGAGGCCGCAAGTTACGTGAATCCCTCCTCGATGTTCTGTACGATGATGATCCAGACTTTGCGAATGTGAGGCCCTTACAAGGAATTGTAAGGGGTGTCTTGGTACGCTATACCCTAGATTTGGTGGATGATATCATTGAATACTACCATCTGGACCAATTCCAAGCACATGTAAAAGGATTCCTTTTACGTTCGAAATTTGACGAGAGGGAAAAGTATTTCAAACGTAATGAACGTTCAGTGATAATTATTCAAAGTAAAATCAGAACTTTCATTCAAAGGGAATCGTTTTTCGATTTATTGCATCACCCAAATCCACACATAAAACACGTTAAGAAATATGCATACTTACTCAATAACACTGGAACCATCGAGGAAAATCAAGATAAACTAGAAGCCTGCCAAGCCCAACTGGATTCagagaatttgaaaaaagaaacttttgaaaagaacatAAGACAACAATTAGACACTGGAAATGTACTTGAGAAATTCGGATTAACCAGTGGGCTCACAAAGGAGCTCAGCGGGATGGATATACCACTCTGCAGATATCCAACttatgaaaaattatttttcCTACTCCAAGTTGACCCTTCTTATTGGAAGATTCTCTACACCTTTGAACCTGTTTTTGTTGAGAAGAACATGTATGTGTCTTTTAGCACTGttaatcaaagaatggGCAGAAGAGAAAAGATTTATTTCATACGGGTACTTGCTGACATTTTGCAACAGGAAGTGATAGAAGCTCGCTCAATGCAACAATATCTGACCAAACCCGATAGATTTTGGAATAGAATGCTGAGAACATTTTTGAGACGTGAGTACCCTGAAGTTTTCAGCATATTCCAACCATTGTTAAAGTACATCAATAATCCAAGGGTTAATTTTGAAGGTGATCCATTAGTTATTTACAAGGATATTCACCATACGGAACCATTGAGTCGCTCAGAAGCCATTGAAGACGAAAAaaccaaaatcaaattcattgaaaacCTGAGAAATCTCTGGCATTCTGTAGAAATGACGGCCGAAATCTTTACCAGAAAGCTCAAAGAGATTCCATTAGAGGTAAGATTTATTGCCAGTAAAATGTTCACTTGTGCCGCCGACAAAAATACGgatgaaattggaacaTTGAGATCCATTTCTATTGTTCTTGTCAATTCCTTTATTTTTGAATATATGGAAAACAGGAGCCTTTATGGGTTTGATGCTGATGAATCACCAAACCTGGACAGAAAGTTGCACAGCTTTATGAGGGCCATTGAAATTGTCTTCGGGTTGGGGAAATTCAATGGTTATTATGATCCTCTAAACCAATACGCGGATGAAATTAACATACAGATGCGGGAATTGTTATTCAACATCATTCTAGATCCGGTTTTCGAGCAAGAAGCTGATACTTTGGTTTACAGAGATATGGTAACCGCAAGTCCacaattggaaattctCACTGAAAAAGTCCTTGTGATAAGCATGAAGTTTAGGGAATACTTGCTAGAGTTCCCGGATGATGATGTGATccatgaaattttagagaaaAGTCCAACTTCCAGAGACTTTAAGAAGAGTGGCAGAATAGTATTAGATTTAACTGCTTCTGCTTACAGATTTTTAGTATGCGACGACCGTATGAGAAAGGTCTATGACCAAGTGAAGCGTTCCATGGTTTATATGATGCAGATTGAAGATGTGCAAACCAATTTATCCGATCTTGTAGTTAGCACTGTCCTCCCGCAGGATGAACCCAATTTCATAAAATTGATGTGTGCCAATCCTGGTATTAAAAATGATCCTATGATCAAGGCGTTACAGTCTcccaaatatttcaacatGAAGAGTTCCactttaaaaaaattgaaagaacttGAACGATCTGGAATTATTAAAACCAACAGTAACCAACTGCAAAACTTCTTGAACGATATTGCCAATACCATCAAAAATCCCCACTATGCAATTGATTATGTTACTGAAGAGCTCCATTTGACGCAGGAAACTTTGAAAGGAGTCGCCAAGATCAacaaacaatttgaaaagacaTTGACTAACTTAAGGACATGTGTCAACCAAGCAATTAGAGATATGCTAAAATCGAGAGACTTCAATCCCGGACATAGGAGCGCTCTAGACAATTTGAAAGGTGCTTATAAGAAGGTGCAAACAAGAAAATCCGATAAAATCGAGGGTACCATGAAGTTCAAATGGACTACTAGACAACTCTACGAAAAAGGTGTTATAAAGTCCATTGAGAGTGAGAATCTAGCTGAACAGAAGGTAAAAGTATTTGGATCAAGTGGTCCAAAATTCCCTgacatcaatttcaaaatatcgACTTCAGACGGAGCAGTGTATGGGATTCAATTATTAGATAGGCGTAAGGGTTTTGAGAAGAATTTAGAAGGTGTTGATTCATTTAGTTTTAGAGATCTATTGGGAACGCAAGTTGGATCAAAAGTTGAGACATGGCAATTGTTGAACAAGAAGGTTTCCATCAACACAGCTCAACTGCTAAAATTAATAATTGACGTTTTCTTGAAAAAGGGACAATAAATGGATTTTCCGGAGATACTTGGGAGGAAATAGTTGAGACCATGTGCTCAAAATATATGTATATTATTGTTGTGTAATTCTTTTTCGTTGGTAATTTGTTTAGGTAATAATATAATCCTGTTATTAACATGTTTCATGTTTCATCGTTATTATTGGGTATTTTCTTCGATACTTTCTTGAAGCTGTTTCAACTCCTTTGCTCTCATATGACTAGCCCACATATTCAGTAACTGCCTTGCAACAGCTGTTAGGCCACAACCAACAAAATTGAAGACCATCCTACAATCGTTGGGGGAGCAGGAAGGTGTCCAGTTTAATCCAAACTCTCTTTGTATCCATGTCACGGCATCGAACAATTTACCGCCCACCAGGCTACCAAAAGCAGGCCAAACTATTGATTCAAAGAGAACATCGTACCACGAGGTCTTTATGATCACATTACCGTAACCCTGTGAGGGGAATACATCTAAGCTTTTATCAATGGGACAGAAATAGGGAGTCACAGCTTTAACCAAATACTCGTAATATCTGGATAAGAATGGAGTGATCACCGCTGAATTCAGTAACATGCAAATGTTACAGGTAGTCAGAGTTCTTGAAAGTAATCTCGTAGCCTTTGGATCGTAGTGACCAGCACGAACTGACAGCACCAAGGTATACAACCACCTAAATCTATTCAGAGTCGGGTAGGATGATCTGACCCCCATCAAACACACGGGAAACCCAAAGATTAGAAACCTGGTCATTTGTGGAATGCTTACAAGGCCATTCATGGTCTCACCATAAACATTTAGAGCCCTAGTGGTACTAATATCTAAAATGACTCGAAGTACATTTTCCGGGAAAATACATCTTAACTGCCAAAGACCAATCTTGAACcaccattttccaatatttaGAGTTGAAAGTACCAAAGTAAGTGCAATAGTAGTATTCCTAATAACTGATTTAGTCCAATAGAAAATTGCCAAGAAGAATGAACGACTTGTAAAGGTTATTTGTTGGTTAACAACATGGTTTTTGCACTGAGGACAGTCAGCAAATTCCACTGGCAATGCCATAGGGCTTCTTACAATtcgaaaagaaattgtatAATTTATTCCCAAAAGACTCATTATACCCACAGATGAAGACATGGGCTCATTACTTTTAGACCTTATAAAGGGAAGAGTATTTAAGAACTCAGATAGCGAAACTTCCCTATGTAAATTCCTGTGACCATCCACTAAATAACAGATTGTGCGTTTcaaatcatcttcagtaACCAGATTAAAATTCTTTGTGACtagatttcttgaaatatAATTCCTATTGATACTGTAAAGCCAATGCAAATAGCATAACTTATGCACTTGAAGATTACAACCGCATTCATGACGTATCCATGCTGAGTCAAAATTAGACTCCTCTAGACAAATCCAACAGGTGCAGTCTTGTTTGAAGGGATTCTTAAACATGGCTAGATCGTCCTCTACATGTGTCTTCTGATTCCTTTGTGCTAACTGTAGTTGATTGGCAGATTTATATACGATGCTTCGCGGCGACAATATATGGTAATAGTAGTAGAAAATACAATATATTAGATAcgaaaacaaaaaaaaaaaataagcAAAAACTATTACATACAGGATTTTTATctcatttcatttcaattcatttcatttttagtTTGCATTAGTTCTTCTCTAACGACCAAATAGTCCCAAAAATCCACGTTTTTTATTCgtattactgttattatcGTCTCCATTATTTGAAGCAGGAGCGGGTTCTGATCTCTGAGTCGTCCAGCTTGAAGCAGATTCCGAACCTTCACCGGCATAATCCATGTAGTTGAAGGCTAGATCGAATAAAGTTGGTTTGCTTGGCACAGGTCTTAATTTCGGTCTTAGTGGGAAAATGTTAGACAATTTAACGTCTGATGGTATGATTCTGCCggtatccaatttttcaattagaGTAGGTTGGTGAGCGGCTTGGCCTTGCACTTTCAAGTGCTTTTCGTATTCAGCCAACGAGACCACACTTTTCCAGCCTGCCTTGATTAACTGCTGCAGAGACTCGATCTTCTTATGAGACAGGACTTCGAGAGGTATCAAGATATCCTGGAAATTACCCATTTCCGTAAGTCTTTCCTCTAATTTTTGATGAGCATCCACATGTAGAGCTAATGATTCCAAATATCTTCCTTTAAGCTGATAGAGTCCACCAAGACAACCTGAAGTATAGGTTAACTGGAAGTATAATTTACTCAATTCTAATTGTTCTGTCAATTCGTCATCTCGATAAACACCTGGCAACTCCATGATATCCTGCAGATActtttgtaaattctttacaataCGTTCAATTTCCTTACTTTTTGTCAAACGAGATGCCATCGCGGTACCCAATTTGGTCCATTGTTGCCACAGTTGACCAAACAAATAGTTATCACGCAGAACAGATGTGAAAAGAGCGTTATACTTGATGTATgccaaaagaatttgatcGTTCTCCTGGTTGTCggcttcatcttcttcgtcttcatcctGCGAGGCAATACGTGATTCTTGTATTTCAAGAGCTTGTTGCCATTTGAGGAGCTTCGTATCGTAATCAGGCGCACTTTTGACTGTTACAGACTTTGATTCCGCAATCAGTTCTTCCACCTGCGGGTCGTATACTTTAGCAGTAAACGCTCTCCATTGGATCTCTTTGAAAGACGTACCAGCTTCACTAGCTTGCTTTTGGGGTTTGTAACCATTTTCCACTAAAAGtttaaccatttcatcaccattttgACTTGCTTCCTCTACCTTTTCCACAACGAAATTGTGCAATTCAGTTGAAGAGAAGGCTCCATCTGCATGCTGTTTCAAAGTGTATTCGTATTTGGCATGTAAGAATTCTACCACACTATCAGTTATAACGGAGGCCTGTTCCAGATACTTTAGTGCAGCGAAGGATAATGCCAACTCTTTAGAGATTTTCTTACTATCCTTATGCCTTTGTTGTTTACCGTGGGTTAAGTACTCAGCACGAGCCAATTTCTCGTATACCAAGTACTGCACACGGGTAATCCACTGGGATTCATTTGTAGTCAACGCTACCAACTTCTCAGATGTTTGCATTGCCCTCTTAAGTCTGGTAGAGACCACCTTACGTTCactcttcttcattttaCCTCTTTGACGAGCTCTCAATTTTAGGACCTCTGCTAATGCTAAATCTCTCTCCGCATGCAACAATACAACGACACCGTAAAGCTTTGAATTCtcatcataatcatcaGAGCTGAGCTTGCTATATTTTTCCTTGGTACGATACTTTTTCGTATCCCTGGTTGTCAACTGACATCTGTGTCTtaatttttgcaatttcttgttcaatttatcatGGTACCTGACGAAATCTTGCACAGTTTCGAGCAATTGATCAACACGCACACCGTAGGTGGCTAATAATGGCGAATATACACCCATTGAGTCCTAGCAGTATCACTTTCAAAGGATAATTTACCTGTATTTTGAGTTGTTGTATGTGTAAGTTGccaaattgaagaaaattttcagTCAAATGCTGCGAAAAAAGTAACCACGTGATCTGACCGATACAACGATATATGGTAAATTATAGCCGCCGAAAGGTCCAATTGACCCAATTACCAATTGGCTAACCAGCTTTTACTTCCTCGACTAATTTGATAATACCCATTCTTTATTATATGTAATGAGGAAGAGATCGCATCGACATCGATGGTTTATCTTGACAAAAAGCGATGTTTGCTTCTAAACCAACACTCGAGGGACAGCTAGAGAGATGGATAAAGAGTCATGAGTGGAGGCGTATTGGCATTGTTTATATGTGCTGCAGGTATCTACTCAAGCTTCTTGACATGGGCTCTGGTGCAAGAACCTCTAACCACTAAGTTTTGGCCCAATAGCCAGCACCAATTTCAGGCACCAAGTGTAGTGGCAGCTGTACAGGCAGCTGTTGCCATGATTGTTGGTTTAGgatatttgaaatggaagaaaTGTGGGTATGGACCAGTGAATTTCGTTAAGGATCACGGTAAATCACTAGCAATGATTTCTTTATCACAGAGTTGTTCAGGCCCGCTAGCGAcatattctttacaatACGTGGACTTTCTAACCTATATGTTGGCAAAATCCTGTAAGATGCTACCCGTACTATTGATTCATTTGCTGCTCTATCGTACAAGTATTTCAAAGGAGAAAAGGCTCGTTGCAGTGCTCGTCAGTCTAGGTGTAGCAGTGTTTAGCTTTGGTGGATCCGGCGGCAAGCAAAAGACAAACGGTGATGATGCCTTCTCACTCCACGGATATGCACTACTTGTGGTCAGTCTCTTCCTGGATGGTGTCACTAATGCATCTCAGGATAAAATGCTCAAGGCCAATAGCCGCAAGGATGCTTCTAAACCGATTACCGGTGCCCATATGATGTTTGCCCTAAACATGTTTATTGTGGTATGGAATTTAGGTTATTTATTCACATTCGACAGGTTACAAGTGGATATGGCTAAATTCATGTTGTCATTAGATGGTGAAATATGGAAGTATTTACTTACATATGCCATATGTGGTGCCGTGGGACAATGctttatcttcttcacaTTGGAGCACTATGGATCACTGGCATTGATAACGATTACCGTTACGAGAAAAATGATCTCTATGGTTTTGAGTATTTTCGTCTTTCGCAAGAAAGTTATGCCGCTGCAATGGATCGGTATTGGCATTGTATTCGGTGGTATAACTTGGGAAGCCATCAGTAAGAGAAGACAAGCTGCTAGAATTAAAAAAGATTAGCATGGCTTTTATCATTGCATCGTGTACTGTATTCTATAAAATATATCATTCATTTACGTGATTCTGCCAATCTTTGACGAAGTTCAGGGTCCCATGCGTATACATACAAACCATTAACACCTCTAGTCAACAAGACGTTTAAGCTGTTcatgataatttttttctcgaCCATAGCAGCGTCTttaatattcttcttcttggtgAATCCAGCATGGTCATCGTACATCTCTGGCTTCAATTTGATACAGTCGTTTTCAGCATCATAACCAATAGATCTACCAAGGATAACACCGGCATACTTCAAATCAAAACCTTGGATAGTATAGACACTACCAACCTCATCGATGGTATCGGGTCTTTCACTCCAAGGTAAGACGGACTTGGGAGTATAACGATCCCAACgaactttgaaattatcaCCACAAGTAACGTAATAATCTTTACCGTCAAGTCTGTAGGGGAAATCGTAAGTGGCCAACATTCTACATTGACCAAGATTAGTATCATGTTCCTTTAATGCTTCG includes these proteins:
- the SRP68 gene encoding signal recognition particle subunit SRP68 (similar to uniprot|P38687 Saccharomyces cerevisiae YPL243W SRP68 Component of the signal recognition particle (SRP) ribonucleoprotein (RNP) complex that functions in protein targeting to the endoplasmic reticulum (ER) membrane) yields the protein MGVYSPLLATYGVRVDQLLETVQDFVRYHDKLNKKLQKLRHRCQLTTRDTKKYRTKEKYSKLSSDDYDENSKLYGVVVLLHAERDLALAEVLKLRARQRGKMKKSERKVVSTRLKRAMQTSEKLVALTTNESQWITRVQYLVYEKLARAEYLTHGKQQRHKDSKKISKELALSFAALKYLEQASVITDSVVEFLHAKYEYTLKQHADGAFSSTELHNFVVEKVEEASQNGDEMVKLLVENGYKPQKQASEAGTSFKEIQWRAFTAKVYDPQVEELIAESKSVTVKSAPDYDTKLLKWQQALEIQESRIASQDEDEEDEADNQENDQILLAYIKYNALFTSVLRDNYLFGQLWQQWTKLGTAMASRLTKSKEIERIVKNLQKYLQDIMELPGVYRDDELTEQLELSKLYFQLTYTSGCLGGLYQLKGRYLESLALHVDAHQKLEERLTEMGNFQDILIPLEVLSHKKIESLQQLIKAGWKSVVSLAEYEKHLKVQGQAAHQPTLIEKLDTGRIIPSDVKLSNIFPLRPKLRPVPSKPTLFDLAFNYMDYAGEGSESASSWTTQRSEPAPASNNGDDNNSNTNKKRGFLGLFGR
- the HUT1 gene encoding UDP-galactose transporter HUT1 (similar to uniprot|Q12520 Saccharomyces cerevisiae YPL244C HUT1 Protein with a role in UDP-galactose transport to the Golgi lumen); amino-acid sequence: MSGGVLALFICAAGIYSSFLTWALVQEPLTTKFWPNSQHQFQAPSVVAAVQAAVAMIVGLGYLKWKKCGYGPVNFVKDHGKSLAMISLSQSCSGPLATYSLQYVDFLTYMLAKSCKMLPVLLIHLLLYRTSISKEKRLVAVLVSLGVAVFSFGGSGGKQKTNGDDAFSLHGYALLVVSLFLDGVTNASQDKMLKANSRKDASKPITGAHMMFALNMFIVVWNLGYLFTFDRLQVDMAKFMLSLDGEIWKYLLTYAICGAVGQCFIFFTLEHYGSLALITITVTRKMISMVLSIFVFRKKVMPLQWIGIGIVFGGITWEAISKRRQAARIKKD